The following are encoded together in the Methanosarcina flavescens genome:
- a CDS encoding 4Fe-4S binding protein, translating into MSGKKIDVSLLKSKGFLPQRQENMFSMRLKVVSGNLDAKKLRAIADAAEKYGSGYIHITSRQQIEVPFVKLEDTEAARNELEKQGISAGSAGKKVRAVVACQGDKVCRNGLIDCENLACKIDEKYFGEAVPKKLKIAVTGCPSACVRPQENDFGIMGNVKPEILGENCVGCKLCEKACKVGAIKVLEDKAFINTKKCILCGACIAACRKDALRAGKIGCTIFVGGKAGRQPMQGIKLLELADEEQLFSVLEKTFEYYRREGLDGERFGDLLERVGMEKYREEVLS; encoded by the coding sequence ATGAGTGGAAAAAAGATAGACGTGTCCTTACTTAAAAGTAAGGGATTTCTACCTCAGAGGCAGGAAAATATGTTTTCAATGCGGCTGAAGGTAGTGAGTGGGAATCTGGACGCCAAAAAACTACGGGCAATTGCAGATGCAGCCGAAAAATATGGTTCTGGCTATATTCACATAACATCAAGACAACAGATTGAGGTTCCTTTTGTTAAACTCGAAGATACTGAAGCAGCAAGAAATGAACTTGAGAAACAGGGCATTTCAGCAGGCTCTGCCGGAAAAAAGGTAAGAGCAGTTGTCGCCTGTCAGGGGGATAAGGTCTGCAGAAACGGCTTGATCGACTGCGAAAACCTAGCATGCAAGATAGATGAAAAATACTTTGGAGAAGCTGTCCCTAAAAAGTTAAAGATCGCAGTAACAGGCTGCCCTTCAGCCTGTGTAAGGCCTCAGGAAAACGATTTTGGAATCATGGGCAATGTGAAGCCCGAAATTCTTGGAGAGAATTGTGTCGGTTGTAAGCTCTGCGAGAAAGCGTGTAAGGTTGGAGCAATAAAAGTCCTGGAAGATAAAGCCTTTATAAATACTAAAAAATGTATTCTCTGCGGAGCTTGTATTGCTGCCTGCCGGAAAGATGCCCTGAGGGCAGGAAAAATCGGATGCACGATTTTCGTTGGAGGAAAGGCAGGACGCCAGCCCATGCAAGGGATTAAACTTCTTGAGCTTGCAGATGAGGAGCAGCTTTTTTCAGTCCTTGAGAAAACCTTTGAGTATTACAGGAGAGAAGGGCTTGACGGTGAAAGGTTCGGAGATCTTCTTGAAAGGGTGGGAATGGAAAAGTACAGGGAGGAAGTCCTTTCCTGA
- a CDS encoding bactofilin family protein: MKKALVPGLILFIILFAALPYSAGAADEDLLKYTSSGNAFGGGENLQIDEDIQGDLVLAGSRLEINGNTGDDFIGAGGQLIVNGNVSGNIIAAGGSIRINGNVGGDVAAAGGQIFLSRDSVVEGDLLLGGGEITLDGTVNGNGDISAGTLRAGDDFELGGDLRLQAQNYPSNLDDKVGGNLNITQVNATEEQYAGAAGGFSSVLSFIIGLLAALVLGLVLIYFFPGFVRGVADLVKDSPLKTALLGFLALIFLPVLAVILLITIFGWSLSVLIILLLALAVLIATIPVKLLAGELVYNKILKKETGEIAYYLVGAVIFAILYEIPIVGWLIGFIALIIGLGAIIAWLAIRARATG, translated from the coding sequence ATGAAAAAGGCACTGGTACCAGGTCTTATTTTATTTATAATTCTTTTTGCTGCACTGCCTTACTCAGCAGGAGCTGCCGATGAAGATCTTCTTAAATATACGAGCTCAGGAAACGCTTTCGGGGGTGGAGAGAACCTTCAGATTGACGAGGACATCCAGGGAGATCTGGTGCTTGCAGGCTCCCGGCTTGAAATAAACGGGAATACCGGAGACGATTTCATAGGTGCGGGCGGGCAGCTAATTGTTAACGGTAACGTTTCTGGAAATATTATCGCAGCCGGAGGTTCGATCCGGATTAACGGGAATGTAGGAGGAGATGTAGCAGCGGCAGGTGGTCAGATTTTTCTTTCCCGGGATAGCGTTGTCGAGGGGGATCTTCTGCTTGGCGGAGGGGAAATAACGCTTGATGGAACCGTTAACGGAAACGGGGATATCTCAGCAGGTACTTTAAGAGCCGGGGATGACTTCGAGCTTGGAGGAGATCTAAGACTGCAAGCTCAGAATTATCCCTCCAATCTGGATGATAAAGTAGGCGGAAACCTCAACATTACTCAGGTAAATGCAACCGAAGAGCAATATGCAGGAGCCGCCGGAGGGTTTAGCAGCGTTTTATCGTTTATTATAGGGTTGCTTGCAGCCCTGGTCCTGGGTCTGGTTCTTATATACTTTTTCCCGGGTTTTGTAAGAGGGGTTGCAGATCTTGTAAAAGATTCACCTTTGAAAACTGCACTACTGGGCTTTCTGGCTTTGATTTTCCTTCCTGTACTTGCGGTAATCCTGCTTATTACCATATTCGGGTGGAGCCTCTCGGTTCTGATAATCCTGCTTCTGGCACTTGCGGTTCTCATTGCGACAATACCTGTCAAATTGCTTGCAGGTGAGCTCGTCTATAATAAAATCTTAAAAAAGGAAACTGGAGAAATAGCGTATTATCTTGTCGGTGCAGTCATATTTGCAATTTTATATGAAATTCCCATTGTGGGATGGCTAATAGGTTTTATTGCACTCATTATCGGATTGGGGGCGATAATAGCCTGGCTTGCGATTCGCGCCAGGGCGACAGGTTAA
- a CDS encoding ferredoxin-thioredoxin reductase catalytic domain-containing protein, translating to MDKVYRRLNNQVEASGYHLNPDVEFTKDLVWGLLLNERRYGYWSCPCRLSANNLEEDLDIVCPCYYRDPDLNDYGACYCALYVSDEVIRGERSMEPVPERRPPKEQRDIEREEEKKRAEMMENMEFTGKLSKPVWRCKVCGYLSAMDEPPGVCPICKARKERFERFM from the coding sequence GTGGATAAAGTCTACAGGCGTTTGAATAACCAGGTAGAGGCGTCAGGATATCACCTCAATCCTGATGTCGAGTTTACAAAAGATCTTGTATGGGGGCTGCTCCTCAACGAGCGGCGATACGGCTACTGGTCCTGCCCGTGCCGGCTTTCTGCCAATAATCTGGAAGAAGACTTGGATATTGTCTGTCCATGCTACTATCGAGATCCCGATCTGAACGACTATGGAGCCTGTTACTGTGCGCTCTATGTTTCGGACGAGGTCATCCGGGGAGAAAGAAGCATGGAACCGGTTCCAGAAAGGCGCCCTCCCAAAGAGCAGAGAGATATTGAAAGAGAAGAAGAAAAGAAAAGAGCCGAGATGATGGAAAATATGGAATTCACAGGAAAACTTTCAAAGCCAGTATGGAGATGCAAGGTCTGCGGATACCTCTCTGCCATGGACGAACCACCTGGAGTCTGTCCGATTTGTAAAGCCAGAAAGGAAAGATTTGAGCGGTTTATGTAA
- a CDS encoding glutaredoxin family protein, with product MDVSNLSKDQGDHIPGIDRGKVVMYGLSTCVWCKRTKKLLTDLGVEFDFIYVDKLEGEQEDQAVEEVKRFNPSASFPTTVINGKKAIVGFKEKEIREALGF from the coding sequence ATGGATGTATCTAATCTAAGTAAGGATCAAGGAGATCACATTCCTGGAATCGACAGGGGTAAGGTTGTAATGTACGGTCTCAGTACCTGTGTATGGTGCAAGAGAACAAAGAAACTGCTTACCGATCTTGGTGTGGAATTTGATTTTATATACGTGGATAAGCTTGAGGGAGAGCAGGAAGACCAGGCTGTCGAGGAAGTAAAACGCTTCAATCCTTCAGCTTCCTTCCCAACAACTGTTATAAACGGGAAGAAAGCTATCGTGGGTTTTAAAGAAAAGGAAATTCGCGAAGCCCTTGGCTTTTAA
- a CDS encoding flavodoxin family protein: protein MKVLGISASPRGNESNTLQLVKSVIKGAESEGAEVELIDLYTLKIEYCTGCGACYATGECPLIDDFEELYDRIMNSDGIVFGAPNYINSVPAPMKAFFDRLSDVIHCQMLSGKFGCSVSTGGGTADVVVEYMNSVLMTLGVTVVGGLGVVMAGDPAAPQQAAGSAEELGKKLVKSIRGEIKYPEQDEQHRQNVEYFCRLAQSDKERFAHDYDWYVRMGLIK, encoded by the coding sequence ATGAAAGTCCTTGGAATTAGTGCAAGTCCGAGAGGGAATGAGAGCAACACCCTTCAACTGGTAAAGTCTGTGATCAAAGGTGCCGAATCCGAAGGTGCGGAAGTCGAACTGATAGACCTCTACACACTTAAGATAGAATACTGCACAGGGTGCGGAGCCTGTTATGCGACAGGAGAGTGCCCCCTGATCGATGATTTTGAGGAGCTTTATGACAGAATCATGAATTCCGATGGAATTGTTTTTGGAGCTCCGAATTATATTAACTCGGTTCCGGCGCCTATGAAAGCCTTCTTCGATCGACTTTCGGACGTTATCCACTGTCAGATGCTATCCGGAAAGTTCGGTTGCTCCGTATCCACGGGAGGAGGTACTGCTGATGTGGTCGTAGAATATATGAATAGTGTGCTCATGACTCTTGGAGTTACTGTTGTCGGAGGTCTTGGCGTTGTAATGGCAGGAGACCCGGCTGCACCCCAGCAGGCTGCGGGATCTGCTGAGGAGCTTGGTAAGAAGTTGGTAAAATCAATCCGCGGAGAAATAAAATATCCGGAGCAGGATGAACAGCATCGTCAGAATGTAGAATATTTCTGCCGGCTTGCCCAATCCGACAAAGAACGTTTTGCCCACGATTATGACTGGTACGTACGAATGGGCTTGATTAAGTAA